DNA from Cupriavidus necator N-1:
ACCTGTGGAGCGCCTCCCGTTGCTTCTCGCGAGCGCAGACATCCATCTATTGCCGCAACGTGCCGACGCGGCAGACCTTGTCATGCCATCAAAACTAACGGGCATGCTCGCCAGCGGAAAGGCAATCGTCGCCACGGCCGGCAATGACACCGAGGTGGCCCACGTCGTCAAGGGGCGCGGTATCGTGGTAGCACCAGGCAATTCATTGGCGCTGGCGACAGCGATCCAGACCCTCGCGGACAACGATGCGCTTCGCACCACCTATGGTGCCGCCGCTCGCCAATACGCGGAAACCAACCTGGCACTGGACAGCCTGCTGGCCTGCTTCGAGGAAAGCCTGACGGCAGCCATTCATGAAGGCGCCGTTAGCGGACGCCCGGCAGCGCGCAGGTCATAGGCGGAAAGGAGACCGATGAGCGTATCACCTACCAGCCCGAATACCATGATCATCGAAGGCAACGACCCGACAGTCGAGCCTTCTTTCACGCTGCGCAATCGCCTGACGCGCCAGCTTTGGAACTCGGTATGGCTGTTCCTGTTCCGCCCAAGCCCGCGCCCGCTCCACGCGTGGCGCGCCTTTTTGCTGCGCGTCTTCGGTGCAAGGCTGGGTACCGACGTACACGTGTACCCGGCGGTGAAAATCTGGGCGCCTTGGAATCTCGACATAGGTAACAACGTCGGAATTGCCGATGGCGTCACCCTCTACAACATGAGCTTTCTAAGAATCGGCGACTACGCAGTCATTTCCCAGGGAGCCCATCTTTGCGGCGGATCACATGACTACAACTCGCCGAATTTCCAACTGATTGCTGAACCGATCACCGTGGAGAAGCATGTCTGGATTTGCGCTGAAGCCTTCATCTCGCAAGGCGTAACGCTTCCACCCGGAGCCGTCGTCGCCGCGCGCTCGGTCGTCAGCAAGCCTTTGGAACATTCGTGGACGGTCTATGCCGGCGTACCGGCTAAGCCCATTGGCAAGAGAACTCCGCATGACAAATAGCAAGCACGGCATTTCAATTCTTATCCTCACTAAGAATGAAGAACAGGATCTTCCGGGATGCCTACGGAGCGTCGCTTGGTCCGACGACATTCACGTGTTTGATTCAGGTAGCACCGACCAAACTGTTGACGTCGCCCAGCAGTTCGGCGCAACGGTGAGTTGCCGAACCTATAACTCGCCGATCGCATTTGGTGGTGATGAAGCCACACACAGAAACTGGGGTCTACAGAATTTGCCATTCAAGCATCCCTGGGTGTTCTGCATCGATGCAGATGAGCGGATAACCCCGGCACTAGTACAGAACCTCATCAGGGCAGTTAAGTCTGCAAAAGAGGAAGTCGCGTTCAGCGTAAGGCGACGTGATTTCTTTATGGGAACCTGGCTCAGACACGTCCAGGCCTCTCCGTACTACCTGCGCCTATTCCGCCCCGAGAAGATGCGCTATGAGCGACTCATCAATCCTATCTTGATCCCAGACGGACCCACGGCCAAGATCCCTGGCTACCTCGATCATTTTCCGTTCAGCAAAGGCTTGAATCACTGGATAAACCGGCACAATAACTACAGCACTCTGGAAGCCAAGCAGATTATCGAGAATCGGCGACGTCAACCAACCTTCAGCATTATAAAGGCGTTCACATGCTCCGATTTTCATCAAAGGAGATTCCACCAGAAAGAAATCTTCTACCGACTACCAATTCGACCGCTTATGAAATTCTTGATTCTGTATTTCGGAAAGCGAGGCTTTTTAGACGGCAGAGCCGGATTCACATACGCTACACTGCAATCGATCTACGAGTACTTTATTGTCCTGAAGACACAAGAGCTTTCATCCGAAAAGCTGGCGCAACATCCTACGGAGATTATGGTGCGAGAATAAAATCCCATCGTCGAATCGAGCGCTGGATATATGCAACGAGACTCTCGTCACCTTATGCAATCCGTGATCGTTTCGTTGCTCTCTCTCAAAGTTCTCCAAGCCGCTCAACTGGAGGACCTGCTTTACATGTATGCTAGCCGGCCAGTTGCAGGCCTCCATGCGAGCGGATACCACGAATGACATTGCGCTTGAAGAACTCTCGAGGAAGCTCTAATTTTCGATTACCCGCCAAGTAGCTATCCTCAAATTCTTGATTTGCTACCGTGGCGCCAAAGAGTGGTTTTCCGTCCCCAAAATCGCATTGCCTGATGGTATTTTTTCCCTGAACGGCCACCATTCTCCCACATTCTCCGGAAGAAACAGTTCCCGTAAACTTGCTCTCCACGAGCTTGTTTCCAACAACGTTATTCGGGTCATCACTACCAGAGAAGCTGTAATAGCGAGCGCAGCGCACCCCATCGTACTGTACCTGCGTGGTATTATTGGCACAGGCGACTCTTCCCGCCCTCGTCGCATCTGAATATTGCACCACGGCATTCTCATGAGCACCGCGGTGGGCAATCTCGAGGCCAAGGACGCTGCACTCCTCTGCATTAATGTAGTTAACTAACGCCGCCCTAAGCCTCACCGATCCGAAATCTACCTTTCCGTTGCTGTAGACAATTTTCCGGCCATTCTCCTGAATACTTATACCTGTCTGCGGCCTGTCCCCGCTTCCCTTACTCATCTCGAATTTAAAATTCTCAATTCGCGTCATGAGGGAGCAAAGTGATGTCTCGCCAACTCCGTCATCCACTTTTCCGGAGATATTGGAAAATACCGTTCTTTGATATGCGTTTCCGTAAACCCCACATTTTGCGGAATCTATTCGAATGTTATCGAACCTGCAATTTAGCGTCGCAGAGTCGGAAATATAGAAACCTTTGGTATCGACCCTAAAATTTCTAATTTCTCCATTACGCCAGAAAAAAAGAGGGACACCGTCTCGGCCGATTTGTGTTCCATCCAATCTGATAAACCCCCCCTCAAACTCCCGATCAATACTATATTTTAATTGCACCAACTCACCATTCACCGAAACAATCTCATTCAAAAAAATATACTTCGGAATTTTAAACCCGGAGGACACATAATATTCATCAGACATGATTATCACGCAATCATCCTTGCTCAATGTGGCAGCGTCGCGCGAGTTCCGCAACATTACAACACTTCCCACTTTGATTCGATCGCACGGAACCGCCCTCAATCTCCCAACATACTCCGGGTGGAAATTCCCTGGAGCAAAAATCGAGGACATCCTAAATGAATATTCTTTATTGACGTTCTTCAGCGTCGGCAGCCGTTCGCTCCCAATTAACGAAATATTCGCCCGATTTATAATAGGCCCTGTGATTCCATAGCCCCCATAGGGAAAATACACTTGACCGCCGCCCTTGGCTTGAAGATAGTCTTGAGCCCTTTCTATTGCCCGCAGCTGGTCAACACCGAAATCAAAATTCATTACGGCGGTTCGCTGCGATTCGGACATAAAATCAAATACACTGACCGACCGTCTGGAGTCAACCACCCCATCTGCCTTGGAATCTACGATCCGCAGAAATGGCCACAACGCGGTTGCGCCGAGTGTCGCACCACTCCATCGGGTGACTATTGCCCGCCTCATTCGATTCGTCATAATTTAACTCCAAAGCGAGTCGCACGCTATTCGCCAATGCCACGCTTCATTTTCACTAGCTGAATCGCGCATCCTTGAGTACATATTCGTACAGGTCGTGCACCTTCGCGGAAACGGAATCTGCAGAGAATTGTTTCCTAATGATATTTCTAGAGGCCGAAGACATTCGATCAATATCAACCTGCGACCAGCTATCCGCGACACGAAGTCCCGTCAAAATCTTTTCGCTGCTTTCCCCGATCTCTAAGGCAATTCCTTCGTCAAATCCGATCGACAGGTTGCAGGCGGCAGTCATGAGAACTGGAATTCCAGCCGCCCATGCTTCTAGCACGCCCATCGGTAGTCCTTCACTTTTTGAAGGCAAGACAAATACCGTCGCGGCCTGTATTGAAGCTGCCTTGTCGCCTCCGAATTGCGGCCCCGCATAGCATGCATTTCCATGTGCGAGTCGTAACGCCTCAACATGCATGTGGAAATCTTCTGATCCGTCAAGCCATCCACAAAATACAAGTTGTGAGCGCGCGGCGAACTCAGCATCAGTTTTACATAGAAGATCCCAGGCTTCGCAAAGTTCCCGCCATCCTTTCTTTTCGTGAATTCTTCCGAAGAACAAATAAATTCTCTTATTCTGAAACTCTTCTTCCCACCACTGAGGTTTGTCTGTCGTTGGTGTCGCCAGGGGTAGAAAATTAGGAATCACCATCGACGCGCCGTGCCGCACCATTGAGTCGACGTCTGTCTTCTCCTTCTTCGTGAGAATGTGGAAGGCAGATGCCCTCTTCAGGAAGCGGTTCTGATATATCTTCGATACCATCCATTTTTTAACTGGCGAGCGTGCCACTATCCACTTCTCCATGGTCCCATGGGGGGTGACGACATAGGGCTTCCCACGAAGCTTTGACCATAGCAAAACGACAAAACAATGGAACATCCACAATCCGTGGACATGCGATAGGTCGAAGTTCCCCCGAAGCATGTGCATCAGCAACCCAGGCGAAAAGCCATAGTTACTGGGCCCAAAATAGCGAAATGAAGTAACCTTAATTCCAGACCAATCTACTATATCCGTATCAAAGTGCTCATCCTTCAAAGTAATCACTTCTACCGAGATACGTGGGTGCTCTTTTGCCGCTTTAGCCAAAAGCTTAACCGCCTCGGCAACGCCTCCGCCTTTCCTCGAAATAGACGCGACTACAAATGCTGCATGGATCATTATTTATTCCTCATACTCAGGATTTATTGAGCGCATAACATCCTGCAGCCTCGAAAAATTTCTCTGATAAGCACTAACGGCTGAAGATATTTCCAATTCCGCACGCGCGAGGTCATTTAGATCGTCCGACAACTTCTCAACCACGCGATTCACGTCGACATCGTCGATTGGGGTGGATCTGTTACCCAGCTGAAGGTCGCTCATAATATACTCAGTCTTTGGCAGATACGAAATAGCAAATGTCGGACGCCCCGCCATCATTGAAAAGATGCAAGAATGGAATCGAGTTCCGATAAAAATCGTAGAGCGTCGAATGAGGGCGCGAAGTATCCATGGCTCATGGCTTTTCTCATCGACAACGATCCGACTCTTAGCGCGTTTCTTTACCAGTAACGCAGTCGGCAAATCATCTGAAACTTGATTAAAAATAACAGGCAACACCCCATATTCTAATGACATTCTGTCAGCGATTTCCGCGACCGCCGCGACATACGAATCGTAAGCGGCATTAGGCTGCGCATGTCGTGGAAACGTCCAGCCGACAACTGTAATTCCCAGAATTGGCTTCCCCTCAGCAAGGCCAAGCCGCAGTAACTCAGGCGTTACAACGGCGCTCTCTTCTTCCACCCTGTCATTCCAGAATGCACTATCGCCTGTCCGGTAGATTTTCCGCTCGGGAATACCAAGATCACGAACCAGGAAATTCGCTGAATAGCTCTCGCGTGGGCAAAGATAGGAAACCCGTGCAAGGACACGTCTGGCCAGCCATCTTGCAAAGCGGCCATGCAAGGGCCCGATGCTTTGAGGACCGAGCACAACAGCCTTCTGCAGCCTTGCCGCCAGCTCAATATGGAACAGAGCGATGATGTATGCGAAGTTCGTATCGTGAATATAGCCACCCGGTGCGCTGACGACGACGTTGCACTCCCGCATGGCATTGAGGGTATTTTGCTGTTCCGGCGGTAGCAATTTTTCCAGCCGCCGGAGGCCAGGGACGGTCGCGAGCCAGCTTGCCAGCAGCAAGCAAAGGGTGCGCACCTTGCCTCCCGGTGCATTCCCGATCCGCTCCGACCAAGCGATGTCTGGATGAACCAGTCTCGCATTGTCAGCCCCTTCGAACACAGCTGCCGAGATGGCTGCCTCGGGATTCCAGGCGCGGATTTCCGCAACACACTCATCCAGCAGCACGGAATCACCGCGATTCGAGCGCCCATATGCATTCACCACGAGTACTTTCATAGGTACACGCCAAATATTATTGCGAAATCTGAATGACGGTCGCCTGGATGCTCTCAGACAACACGGGTTCGATCGGCAAGAAAGATAATGCCGAAGCAGAAGAATGAGACACACAGCTCCATCAATATCCCCGCGACAGCACTTTCGACCCGGGTGAAACATAGAACGGACGTTACCACCACCATACATGTCAGCATGGCGTGAAACGACGGCAGCCAATTCCACGAAACAATCT
Protein-coding regions in this window:
- a CDS encoding polysaccharide pyruvyl transferase family protein, giving the protein MKVLVVNAYGRSNRGDSVLLDECVAEIRAWNPEAAISAAVFEGADNARLVHPDIAWSERIGNAPGGKVRTLCLLLASWLATVPGLRRLEKLLPPEQQNTLNAMRECNVVVSAPGGYIHDTNFAYIIALFHIELAARLQKAVVLGPQSIGPLHGRFARWLARRVLARVSYLCPRESYSANFLVRDLGIPERKIYRTGDSAFWNDRVEEESAVVTPELLRLGLAEGKPILGITVVGWTFPRHAQPNAAYDSYVAAVAEIADRMSLEYGVLPVIFNQVSDDLPTALLVKKRAKSRIVVDEKSHEPWILRALIRRSTIFIGTRFHSCIFSMMAGRPTFAISYLPKTEYIMSDLQLGNRSTPIDDVDVNRVVEKLSDDLNDLARAELEISSAVSAYQRNFSRLQDVMRSINPEYEE
- a CDS encoding pectate lyase family protein: MNFDFGVDQLRAIERAQDYLQAKGGGQVYFPYGGYGITGPIINRANISLIGSERLPTLKNVNKEYSFRMSSIFAPGNFHPEYVGRLRAVPCDRIKVGSVVMLRNSRDAATLSKDDCVIIMSDEYYVSSGFKIPKYIFLNEIVSVNGELVQLKYSIDREFEGGFIRLDGTQIGRDGVPLFFWRNGEIRNFRVDTKGFYISDSATLNCRFDNIRIDSAKCGVYGNAYQRTVFSNISGKVDDGVGETSLCSLMTRIENFKFEMSKGSGDRPQTGISIQENGRKIVYSNGKVDFGSVRLRAALVNYINAEECSVLGLEIAHRGAHENAVVQYSDATRAGRVACANNTTQVQYDGVRCARYYSFSGSDDPNNVVGNKLVESKFTGTVSSGECGRMVAVQGKNTIRQCDFGDGKPLFGATVANQEFEDSYLAGNRKLELPREFFKRNVIRGIRSHGGLQLAG
- a CDS encoding glycosyltransferase, giving the protein MIHAAFVVASISRKGGGVAEAVKLLAKAAKEHPRISVEVITLKDEHFDTDIVDWSGIKVTSFRYFGPSNYGFSPGLLMHMLRGNFDLSHVHGLWMFHCFVVLLWSKLRGKPYVVTPHGTMEKWIVARSPVKKWMVSKIYQNRFLKRASAFHILTKKEKTDVDSMVRHGASMVIPNFLPLATPTTDKPQWWEEEFQNKRIYLFFGRIHEKKGWRELCEAWDLLCKTDAEFAARSQLVFCGWLDGSEDFHMHVEALRLAHGNACYAGPQFGGDKAASIQAATVFVLPSKSEGLPMGVLEAWAAGIPVLMTAACNLSIGFDEGIALEIGESSEKILTGLRVADSWSQVDIDRMSSASRNIIRKQFSADSVSAKVHDLYEYVLKDARFS
- a CDS encoding glycosyltransferase family 2 protein, with amino-acid sequence MTNSKHGISILILTKNEEQDLPGCLRSVAWSDDIHVFDSGSTDQTVDVAQQFGATVSCRTYNSPIAFGGDEATHRNWGLQNLPFKHPWVFCIDADERITPALVQNLIRAVKSAKEEVAFSVRRRDFFMGTWLRHVQASPYYLRLFRPEKMRYERLINPILIPDGPTAKIPGYLDHFPFSKGLNHWINRHNNYSTLEAKQIIENRRRQPTFSIIKAFTCSDFHQRRFHQKEIFYRLPIRPLMKFLILYFGKRGFLDGRAGFTYATLQSIYEYFIVLKTQELSSEKLAQHPTEIMVRE
- a CDS encoding LbetaH domain-containing protein; amino-acid sequence: MIIEGNDPTVEPSFTLRNRLTRQLWNSVWLFLFRPSPRPLHAWRAFLLRVFGARLGTDVHVYPAVKIWAPWNLDIGNNVGIADGVTLYNMSFLRIGDYAVISQGAHLCGGSHDYNSPNFQLIAEPITVEKHVWICAEAFISQGVTLPPGAVVAARSVVSKPLEHSWTVYAGVPAKPIGKRTPHDK